The following is a genomic window from Aliidongia dinghuensis.
TTGCATGAGGCGGAACGGCCGATGCCGACTTCCACTCAAGACCATTCTCCGCTCCGTGCTACCGAGAAAATCCCGCCGGTAGCCGTAGGCCGGATATCTATCCCCGCGCCAGTTCCATCCCTGCGACGTGACCGAACGTCAGCGCTGGACCAAGCGTGATCCCGGGCCCTGGATAAGTGCCGCCCATGACCGAGTTCATGTCGTTACCGGCCGCATAGAGCCCCGGGATCGGCTTGCCGGCCGGATCGAGGACGCGTCCCTTGCCGTCGGTGACCAATCCGCCCGCGGTGCCGATGTCGCCTGGATAGACACGCACCGCATAGAACGGTGCCGTGACGATCGGGCCGAGGCAGGGATTGTGGTCCGTTAAGGTCGGGTCGCCGAGGTACCGGTTGTAAGCGGTGCTGCCCTTGGCGAATTCGCTATCGACGCCCTTCGCCGCCGCTTGGTTGAAGCCGGCGACCGAGGCATTGAGGGTGCTGGGGTCGACCCCGATCCTCTGGGCCATCCCCTCGATCGTGGGGGCCTCGATCACATATCCAGCCGCCCGCATCTGCCTGAGGCCGCGCCGCCCGGGCTTGACGAGGCCGAGGCCCCATTTGCCGAGGAAGTCCGCATCGCAGATCAGGAAAGAGGGGATCGAGGGCACTTGCTTGTGGCTCTCGATCATTGCCAGGCAGAACTCGTGATAGGAGGTGGATTCATTGACGAAGCGCCGCCCGGCGCCGTTCACGGCCATCAGGCCGGGCTTGGCGCGATCCCAGATCAGATGCGGGAACTTCACCTCCGTGCCGTCGGGCCGTTTCAAGATCGAAATCGGGCTGTAGAACACGTTTGACGCGTTCTCACTGCGCACCTTGGCGCCCGCCATTTCGCCGAGCCGCAGCCCATCGCCGCTATTGCCCGCCGGCGCCATCGACCACATGCCGGCCTCGATCGGCAGAAAGGCTCGCCGACGCTCGGGATCGGACGGGAAGCCGCCGGCCGCGAGCACGACGCCCTTGCGAACGGCGACTTGCTGCTCCCTCCCGTCGCGCGCCACGACGGCGCCCACGACCTTGCCATCCGTCACGATCAGCCGCTTGGCCGGCGCGTTGAGCCAGTAGGGAACGCCGCGGTCGAGCATCGACTTGAACAGCCTGCCGGCCAGCGCATTGCCCAGCACGAGACGGGTCCCGCGCTTGTGGCCCAGCCGGTCGAGCGCGTAGCGGATCAAAAGCTTCATGCCGTGCTTGAACGACGCCAGGTTCCTGGTGATGGCGAGCAGATGCCGGACGTCATAGAGATTGACCATCATGCCGCCCAAGACCGTGAAACCGGGCAGCGGCTCGCGCAGCTCGGCAAAATGCTTGCCCAGCAGTCGACCGTCGAATTCCACCGGATCGACACCGCGCCCGCCGAGCTTTGCCCCCTCCGCATCAGGGTAGTAGTCGGGCGAATACACCCGGCCGCTCACCTCGAGCTCAGTGTGGCGCTCAAGATAGGCGAGTGCCGCCGGCCCCTGTTCCAGGAAGGCGAGCTTCATCTCGTCGGACGACCAGTTGCCGACGATGCGGTCGAGATAGGTCTTGGCCTCGGCGAGGCTGTCCGGATGGCCGCTTGCGTCGGTCTTGTCGTTGTTCGGGATCCAGATGCCGCCGCCCGAGATCGCCGTCGAGCCGCCGATCCGGTCGGTCTTCTCGACCAGCAGCACGCTCAATCCCTCGATCGAGGCGGTCAGTGCCGCCGCCATGCCGGCAGCGCCGGAGCCGACCACCAGGACGTCGACGGCGGTCTCGCTCACAGTGCCGCACCCCGCCGGGAATAGTTCGTGACGCTCCAGCCGCCGTCGACCGCCAGCACATGGCCGTTGATGTAGGAGGCTTGGTCGGAGCAGAGGAAGAACGCGGCATTGGCGACGTCCTCGGGCCGGCCGAGCCGCGGGAACGGGATGGGATCGATGTTGAGCGCGTTGAAGCGCTGGTCCGTGTCGATCCGGGCGCGGGTAAGCGGCGTCTCGATCACGCCCGGCGCGATGGCGTTGACGCGCACGCCGTTCGGGCCGCAATCGGCCGCCATCTGGATGGTGAGCCCGACGACGCCGGCCTTGGTGGCGGCATAGGGTGCGACGTTCGGATGGCCGAACAGGCCGAAGACCGAGGCCATGTTGACGATGGCGCCGATGCCGGGCTTGAGATGCGGCAGTGCCGCACGGGAAAATCGGAAGACCGCGCGCAGGTTGATGTCCGAGTAGCGATCCCAATCCTCATCCGTCGTATCGGCCGCGGACTTCGCCGCACCGATGCCGGCGTTGTTGATGAGGAAATCGAGCCCGCCGAAGCGCCTCACCGCCTCGGCGACGGCGGCATCGGGCGCTTCCTTGCCCCGTACATCGGCGACGAAGCCGGCGATCTTCGCATCGGCGCCCGCCAGCGCCGCCGTCTCGTCCAGCCCAGCCTGGTTCTGGTCGACGGCCAGCACCGCGACGCCCTCGCGGACGAAGCGCAACGTGATGGCGCGGCCGATGCCGGAACCGGCACCGGTAACGAGGGCAGTTCTCTGTTCACTCATCGCTCTGTCCTCACGCTGCCGTGCCACCCAGCGACTTGCCGCCGTCGACGAAGATCACCTGTCCGGTGATGAAGTCGGTGCGCGGCGAGACCAGGAACGAGACCGCGTTGGCGATATCCTCCGGCCGCCCCGCCTTGCCCGTCGGCTGCAGGGCGAGCTGCGCCGCCATGCGCTCCGGCGTCAGAGCCCGCAGGATCGGCGTGTCGATCAGGCCGGGAGCGACGGCATTGACCAGAATGCCGCGGCCGATCACCTCCATCGCGAGCGCGCGGGTGAAGCTGACGACCGCGCCCTTGGACGCGACATAGTCGATCTGGTTGCGCGCACCCAGATAGGCGCGCGAGGCGATGTTGACGATCTTGCCGCCCGCCGCCATGCGCGCGAGTGCCGCGCGGGCGATCAGGAACGGCGCGATGAGATTGACCTCGTAGGTGCGCCGGAATTGCTCGACCGTGGTCTCGGCAAACGGCCGGTCGGCGAAGATGCCGGCGTTGTTCACCAGGGCGGCAAGCGGTGGAAGCGAGCCGATCAGTGCCGCCACCGCCTGCTCATCGGTGATGTCGACCGCATGGGCGCTCGCCTCATGCCCTGCGGCCTTGAGTTCGGCGACGCGGCTCGCGGCCAGCTCCGCATTGATGTCGACGATGGCAACCTCGAAACCGTCCGACGCCAGTCGGTTCGAGATCGCCCAGCCGATGCCGGACGCACCACCGGTGACGAGAGCGAGGGGCTTGGCGCTCATGCTTGTCTCCTCACATGCCGAGATAGGCCGACGCGACGGCGTCGTTCGCGGAGAGATCGTCGGGCGTGCCGTGCGCAGCCACCTCGCCGTTCTCCAGGATGTAGGCGTATTGCGCGACCTCGAGCGCGATCGCCGCGTTCTGCTCGACGATCAGCAGGGTCAGCTCTTCCTCGCGATGCAGCCGCACGATGGTCTCGAACACCTGCTGCACCAGGAGCGGCGACAGGCCGAGCGAGGGTTCGTCGAGCAGCAGCAGGCGCGGCCGGGCCATCAGCGCGCGGGCGATCAGCAGCATCTGCTGCTCGCCGCCCGACAGCGTGCCCGCCATCTGACGATAGCGCTGCTTCAGGATCGGGAAATAGCCGCACATCACCTCGATGTCGCGCGCGATGCCGTCCGCCTCGTTGCGCTGATGCGCGCCAAGCAGCAGGTTCTCCTGCACACTCATCTGATGGAACACCTCGCGCCCTTCGGGCACCTGAGAGATGCCGAGCGAAACGACGCGCTCCGACGCCAGGCCATCGATGCGTTTGCCGTCGAAGCGGATCTCTCCCTTCCGGGCGGCGACAAGACCGCAGATCGTATTGAGCACGGTCGTCTTGCCGGCACCGTTGGCGCCGAGCAGCGCCGTGATGCCGCCGGCCGCGACCGAGAGCGACACTTCGGAAAGCGCCTCGATCCGGCCATAGCCGGCCGAGACATTGGCGAAGGACAGGAGCTCAGCCATGGGCATGCTCCCGCGTACCGAGATAGGCCTCAATCACCTTCGGATTGGCGCGGATTTCGGCCGGCGTGCCCTCGGCGATCTTCTGGCCGAAGGAGAGCACGGTGATATGGTTGCTCACCGCCATCACCAGCTGCATCACATGCTCGACCAGCAGGATGGTCAGCCCTTTCGCCGCCAGGTCCGTCAGCATGCGGTCGAGCCGCGCGATCTCACGGGCGCGCAAGCCCGCCGCCGGTTCGTCCAGCAGCAGCAGACGCGGCGAGCCGGCGAGCGCACGGGCGACCTCGAGCATCTTCTGGCGGCCGAAATCGAGGGAATTGGCCCGGGCGTGCCTGAGATCGGCGAGCCCGGTCTGCTCGATCAGAGCCTCGGCACGCTCGCGCGCCGGGCGGGAGAAAGGCGAGAGCCGGGCGAGCCACGAGGTGTCGTGCGCCGCATGCGCGCCCAGCATCACGTTCTCGAGCACGGTCAGCTCGTTGAACAGCTCCAGGTTCTGGAAGCTGCGCGCCACGCCGCGCCCGGCCATCGCATGCGCCGGCAGCTCGGTAATGTCCTCTCCGGCGAGGAAGATGCGGCCTTCCGACGGGCGGTAGAGGCGCGAGATGCAGTTGAACACCGTCGACTTGCCGGCGCCGTTCGGGCCGATCAGCGCATGGATCGTGCCTTCCTCGACGGTGAGCGACAGGCCGCTCACCGCGACCAGCCCGCCGAAGCGCTTGACCAGGCCGTCGAGCCGCAGCATCGGCGCGCTCATCGCGCCCCCCGTAGGGCTGCGAACATGCCGCGCGGCGCGAACATCATGAAGCCCATCAGGATCGCGCCATAGATCATCTCCTGATAGGACGGCAGCTGGCGCAGCAGCTCGTTCAACAGGCCGAACACGACGGCACCGCCCACCACGCCCCAGACCGAGCCGATGCCGCCCACGACCACTACGGTCAGCACCAGGACGGTGGTGGAGAAGCCCAGCGAATCCGGGTGGATGAAGGTCGAGAAGGTGGTGAACATCCCGCCCGCCGCACCGGCGAGCAGGGCGGACAGCGTGAAGGCGGCGAGCTTCATCAGCTTGACGTTCACGCCAACCGCGGCCGCGGCGATCTCGCTCTCGCGCACGGCCCTGAGCGCCCGGCCGAAGCCCGAATGATGCAGCACCAGCGTCGCGGCGAGGAACAGCACCGCGAGAACCGCGACCAGGGGGAACGCCTCCCGGTCGGACATGATCGCGAAACCGAACAGCTTCGTCGGCGGGATGTTGTAGCCGTTGGGGCCGCCGGTGACCGCTTCCCAATTGAGGAACACCCACTGCATCGCCTCGCCGAACGCGAAGGTCGAGAGTGCCAGATAGATGTCGCGCATCCGCAAGGCCAGGAGGCCGATCACCAGCCCGCAGACGGCGGCGGCGAGGCCGCCGACGCCGAGCGCAAGGATGAATGGCCAGTGCGCGGTGGTGGCGATCGCCGTCGCGTAGATGCCGATGCCGTAGAAGGCGGAGTGCGCGAGGGAGAACTGGCCGCTTTCGCCGATCACGACATGGAGCCCGAGCGACAGTACCAGGGTGACCAGCAGCAGATTGACCAGATAGACGATATAGCCGGTCGCCGAGGCCTCCAGCACGACCGCGCCGGCCACGACGGCAGCGACGCCGAGAACCGCGAGCAGGCGCTTCATACCTTCCTCACCCGGACAGCGCCGCCGAACAGGCCCTGCGGCTTCAGGATCAGCACCAGCATGATCACCACGAACGGGGTGACGACGATGGCGCGCGAGGAGACGAACAGGCCCACGAGATTCTCGGCGATGCCGATGATGAAGCCCCCGACCACGGCACCCGGCAGCGACGTGAAGCCGCCGACGATCGCAGCCGCGAAGGCCAGGGTCGCGACATGCCCCATCTCGACCGTCAGCAGCAGTTTGGGCGCGATCAACAGGGCCGCGATGGCCGAGATCCCGCCGGAGCAGGCCCAGACCTGCATCTGCACGCGCGTGAGGCTGATGCCGACGAGTGCCGCCGCGCGGCGGTTCATGCCCACCGCCCGCATCGCCCGGCCGGTCTTCGTAAAGGTGAACATCCAGAAGAACAGCGCCATGACGACGAGCGAGGTCACGAAGATGACGATGTCGAGGTAGGAGAGCGAGGCGTCGCCGATCGTGAGCGCTCCGTCGGGCACGACCGACGGGAACGACCGCGGCGCGTCGCCGAAGCCGGAGAAGCGCACCATGCCCTTGAGGAAGTAGGACAAGCCCAGCGTCGCGATCACCAGGTTGACCGACACGCCGCGGACCGAGGCCACCCGCGCCAGTACCAGCCGCTGAAAGACCGCGGCACCACCGCAGACGATCAGGATGGTGAGCGGAATGGCGAGCAAGATCGGGGCCGCGAACACCACGATCAGGAAGAAGGCCAGATACGAAGCCGCCATATAGATCTCGCCCTGGGCGAAATTGGCGACGTCGGTCGTGCGGTAGACGATCACGATGGCGAGTGCCAGCAGGGCGTAGACCGCCCCGCTCACGAGGCCGGAGGCGACACCCTGCTGCACGAACAGCCAGACGACTTCCAGATCCATCACAGTCGGCCCGAACGGCAGGGCGTCATGCTCAGTCCGCCTTGTACGTCCAGCGCGAGGCGAAGACACCCGGCACTTCGGTCAGGTTCTCGCCGTCATACTTGAAGTAGATCGACGCCTTCTGGGCCGCATGCTCGGTATGGGTGAAGACGATCGGACCGGCCATGACCGAGCTGAAGTTGAGATGCTCGACCGCATCGATGAACTTCGCCCGCGTGACGTCGCGCCCGGCGGCCTGCAGCGCCTTCACCACGACCTCCGCCGGCGGGATGCCGTAGGGCATGTAGACCTGCGGATGACCGGGCTGCGCGGCCAGGTCCGGATAGGCCTTCTTGTACATGTCATAGACCCAGCCGAGCTTTTCGGAGCCAGGCTTCGCCATCAGCAGTTCCTGGATATAGACGTTCTTGAACGCGTCCTTGGAGCCGACGTTGTCGACCATCTGCTTCAAGTTCGCGATGGCGTTCACTGCCACGATGATCGGCTTGTCGAAGTGCAGTTCCTGCGCCTTCTTCAGGATCAGCTGCGCCGGGCCGGCATAGGTCGTGAGGATGAGGGCGTCGACATTCGCCGCCTTCATCTTCAGCACGGGCGCCGTGACGTCGGTGATCTTCGGATCGACCGATTCGACAAGAAATGTCGCTCCGTTCTCCTTGGCCTGCGGGCCGGCGGCCTCGAGGTTCCACGCGCCATAGGCATCGTCGTGATTGATGTAGCCGAGCTTCTTGGCGCCGAGATACTTGGACGCAAACTCGACGGTCGAGCCACCGACGGCACGCTGCGAGATCGAGAGCGCGCCGAAGATGTTGGGCTGGGGCGGATAGAGCGCGCCGTCACCGGATGCATTCAGCATCACCCAAGGCACGCCCGAGCGCACGACATAGTCCTTCGCCGCAACCACCGGCGCGGAGCAGGAGCCGCCGTTGAGGATGAACACCTGATCCTGCTCGACGAGCTTCTTGACTGCGGCGACCAGATCATTGGGCGAGCACCGGTCGTCTTCCTCCACGACCTCGATCTTGCGACCGTTGATGCCACCTTCGGCATTGATCTTGTCGTAGTACATCTTGGCCGCGTTCATCACGTCCTGGCCGTAGGCCTGGGAAGGACCGGACATCGGGCCGAACAGGCCGATCTTGATGGTGGTGTCCGTGAGGCCCGGCTCGGCGGCGACCGCCGTGCCCACCACGCCGAGCATGGCCGTGCCGGCCAGGCATCCCAACAGCTTAACCGCTCTCAGCATTGCTTCCCCCTGACGTCGTTTCTTGGTTTGTTGCGCGTCTTGGTTCGCTTGCGCGGGCCGGATCACTGCATCCGGTAGCCGCCGTTCACATCCATCGTGGTTCCGGTGACGTAGGACGCCGCCTCCGACGCGAGGAAGGCGACCGCGTCGGCCACCTCCCGCGGCGTGCCGATGCGTCCGAGCGGCACGGAGGCGGGACTGGCCGGGGTCTGGCCGGCGCCACCGGCGGCGAGGCGGAGCATCTCGGTATTGATGATGCCGGGCGCCACGGCGTTCGCGGTGATGCCGAGCGGCGCCGCCTCGCGGGCGATCGCCTTGGTCAGGCCCAGCACTGCCGCCTTGGCTGCGATATAGGCGGCCGATGCGTTGTAGCCGCCCAGCTGGGCCGCACAGGACGAGAAGGTGACGATGCGTCCGTGCGGCACGGCCTTTTCCGCCCGCCTGCGCAGGAAGGCTCGGGCACAGAGAAACGGGCCGGTCGTATTGACCGCCAGC
Proteins encoded in this region:
- a CDS encoding FAD-dependent oxidoreductase codes for the protein MSETAVDVLVVGSGAAGMAAALTASIEGLSVLLVEKTDRIGGSTAISGGGIWIPNNDKTDASGHPDSLAEAKTYLDRIVGNWSSDEMKLAFLEQGPAALAYLERHTELEVSGRVYSPDYYPDAEGAKLGGRGVDPVEFDGRLLGKHFAELREPLPGFTVLGGMMVNLYDVRHLLAITRNLASFKHGMKLLIRYALDRLGHKRGTRLVLGNALAGRLFKSMLDRGVPYWLNAPAKRLIVTDGKVVGAVVARDGREQQVAVRKGVVLAAGGFPSDPERRRAFLPIEAGMWSMAPAGNSGDGLRLGEMAGAKVRSENASNVFYSPISILKRPDGTEVKFPHLIWDRAKPGLMAVNGAGRRFVNESTSYHEFCLAMIESHKQVPSIPSFLICDADFLGKWGLGLVKPGRRGLRQMRAAGYVIEAPTIEGMAQRIGVDPSTLNASVAGFNQAAAKGVDSEFAKGSTAYNRYLGDPTLTDHNPCLGPIVTAPFYAVRVYPGDIGTAGGLVTDGKGRVLDPAGKPIPGLYAAGNDMNSVMGGTYPGPGITLGPALTFGHVAGMELARG
- a CDS encoding SDR family NAD(P)-dependent oxidoreductase; protein product: MSEQRTALVTGAGSGIGRAITLRFVREGVAVLAVDQNQAGLDETAALAGADAKIAGFVADVRGKEAPDAAVAEAVRRFGGLDFLINNAGIGAAKSAADTTDEDWDRYSDINLRAVFRFSRAALPHLKPGIGAIVNMASVFGLFGHPNVAPYAATKAGVVGLTIQMAADCGPNGVRVNAIAPGVIETPLTRARIDTDQRFNALNIDPIPFPRLGRPEDVANAAFFLCSDQASYINGHVLAVDGGWSVTNYSRRGAAL
- a CDS encoding SDR family NAD(P)-dependent oxidoreductase — encoded protein: MSAKPLALVTGGASGIGWAISNRLASDGFEVAIVDINAELAASRVAELKAAGHEASAHAVDITDEQAVAALIGSLPPLAALVNNAGIFADRPFAETTVEQFRRTYEVNLIAPFLIARAALARMAAGGKIVNIASRAYLGARNQIDYVASKGAVVSFTRALAMEVIGRGILVNAVAPGLIDTPILRALTPERMAAQLALQPTGKAGRPEDIANAVSFLVSPRTDFITGQVIFVDGGKSLGGTAA
- a CDS encoding ABC transporter ATP-binding protein, with translation MAELLSFANVSAGYGRIEALSEVSLSVAAGGITALLGANGAGKTTVLNTICGLVAARKGEIRFDGKRIDGLASERVVSLGISQVPEGREVFHQMSVQENLLLGAHQRNEADGIARDIEVMCGYFPILKQRYRQMAGTLSGGEQQMLLIARALMARPRLLLLDEPSLGLSPLLVQQVFETIVRLHREEELTLLIVEQNAAIALEVAQYAYILENGEVAAHGTPDDLSANDAVASAYLGM
- a CDS encoding ABC transporter ATP-binding protein, coding for MSAPMLRLDGLVKRFGGLVAVSGLSLTVEEGTIHALIGPNGAGKSTVFNCISRLYRPSEGRIFLAGEDITELPAHAMAGRGVARSFQNLELFNELTVLENVMLGAHAAHDTSWLARLSPFSRPARERAEALIEQTGLADLRHARANSLDFGRQKMLEVARALAGSPRLLLLDEPAAGLRAREIARLDRMLTDLAAKGLTILLVEHVMQLVMAVSNHITVLSFGQKIAEGTPAEIRANPKVIEAYLGTREHAHG
- a CDS encoding branched-chain amino acid ABC transporter permease, yielding MKRLLAVLGVAAVVAGAVVLEASATGYIVYLVNLLLVTLVLSLGLHVVIGESGQFSLAHSAFYGIGIYATAIATTAHWPFILALGVGGLAAAVCGLVIGLLALRMRDIYLALSTFAFGEAMQWVFLNWEAVTGGPNGYNIPPTKLFGFAIMSDREAFPLVAVLAVLFLAATLVLHHSGFGRALRAVRESEIAAAAVGVNVKLMKLAAFTLSALLAGAAGGMFTTFSTFIHPDSLGFSTTVLVLTVVVVGGIGSVWGVVGGAVVFGLLNELLRQLPSYQEMIYGAILMGFMMFAPRGMFAALRGAR
- a CDS encoding branched-chain amino acid ABC transporter permease, whose translation is MDLEVVWLFVQQGVASGLVSGAVYALLALAIVIVYRTTDVANFAQGEIYMAASYLAFFLIVVFAAPILLAIPLTILIVCGGAAVFQRLVLARVASVRGVSVNLVIATLGLSYFLKGMVRFSGFGDAPRSFPSVVPDGALTIGDASLSYLDIVIFVTSLVVMALFFWMFTFTKTGRAMRAVGMNRRAAALVGISLTRVQMQVWACSGGISAIAALLIAPKLLLTVEMGHVATLAFAAAIVGGFTSLPGAVVGGFIIGIAENLVGLFVSSRAIVVTPFVVIMLVLILKPQGLFGGAVRVRKV
- a CDS encoding ABC transporter substrate-binding protein, whose translation is MLRAVKLLGCLAGTAMLGVVGTAVAAEPGLTDTTIKIGLFGPMSGPSQAYGQDVMNAAKMYYDKINAEGGINGRKIEVVEEDDRCSPNDLVAAVKKLVEQDQVFILNGGSCSAPVVAAKDYVVRSGVPWVMLNASGDGALYPPQPNIFGALSISQRAVGGSTVEFASKYLGAKKLGYINHDDAYGAWNLEAAGPQAKENGATFLVESVDPKITDVTAPVLKMKAANVDALILTTYAGPAQLILKKAQELHFDKPIIVAVNAIANLKQMVDNVGSKDAFKNVYIQELLMAKPGSEKLGWVYDMYKKAYPDLAAQPGHPQVYMPYGIPPAEVVVKALQAAGRDVTRAKFIDAVEHLNFSSVMAGPIVFTHTEHAAQKASIYFKYDGENLTEVPGVFASRWTYKAD
- a CDS encoding SDR family NAD(P)-dependent oxidoreductase, which codes for MALVTGGGRGIGAEIARVLADAGCRVAVADIDVANAAATAAALPGEGHLGLGVDVSDERAVEAGFDRVEAELGPVAVLICAAGKLLLQDGRRPLITETNLDNWQEMLAVNTTGPFLCARAFLRRRAEKAVPHGRIVTFSSCAAQLGGYNASAAYIAAKAAVLGLTKAIAREAAPLGITANAVAPGIINTEMLRLAAGGAGQTPASPASVPLGRIGTPREVADAVAFLASEAASYVTGTTMDVNGGYRMQ